Genomic segment of Catenibacterium mitsuokai:
TAAGCCTGCCCTGGAATAAATCATTAAAATAGAGGGAGCCCTGGTCAGAATGGAAGATGGCATCCTCAGAAGGATCAAGAGTATCTATTGTATCCATAACTAAATTAAGATCGTTACCTGAAGAAGTGATATGACTTACAACACGTCCGCTTACTGCATCCTTTATGCAAGACAGGTATTCAGTTCTGTTCAGCCCGTATTTTAGATAGCTCACATCTGTGAGCAGTATGTCACCCGGCCTTGCCAGACGGAACATTCTCTTAAGAAGGTTTGGCTTCCTGTTGCTTTTTAAGTTTTCTCTGTACGTTTTCAATTCAGTACGCTCCCTGCGGATGGCGCATATGCAGTTGTATTTTCTCATCAGCCTGAGAATCTTGTTTCTCCCAAAATGAACACCACATATATCGGGAAGCATCATATAGATGGTGCGCGTTCCTTTTCTGAATCCCTTATAATCCATGACCTTCCTTATGTATTCAAAATCAATCTCATCCTGCCTTTCTTTCATACCGTAATTATCATCTGAGAGTATTGAATAATAGGATGACTTGGATATGCCGATTCTCTTTAGTATGGAACGGATAGAATAATCATATCTGTCGTGTGGGAGGTCTCTTATCCATATGCATAATGCCTTCTTCTGCTCGGGGGTAAGGGAAGGAAGAATTTTCCTGATAGTATCAAAATGCATCATTGACAGTTTTTCTAGTGCTCTCATCCTGTTGTGCTGGATGCGGCATCTGAACTCCTGGTCACATTCCACCACCATATCATCAGAATCACCATTCCAGGATATGAGCTGTTTCTTTATTTTATTTCGCACTCTGATAGGAAAATCAGAACCATCAATCTCAAATATTCCAAGGATCTCATCAACGGGATAACTATAGAATATTGAAGCTTCATCATAGAACTGTTTATTAAGTGTAAAATGATCTGTATTGCATCTCTTTACATATGGATGACCAAAGTATTTCTCTGCTGCATCAGCACTTATCTTTTCTTTAGTTTTTTCTCCATCTTCAAGTTTTCTTTTTAATTCATATATTCTATGATATCCGACTTTTTCGGGATCAAGACCACAGGATTCAAGCTGATTTTCAATGGACACAGAAGGATATTCTTTATAGGCTTTATTAATGAACTCAGAACTAAATGTAATTCCTCTACGTCCTTTGACGAATACCCCGGAGTCAACTAGAAATGAATTATCATATAATTCAACTGAATATATACTCTGTCCAAATACCTTATTTTTTCCGTTAGTAGGACGACCATAGCGCTTAAAGTTAATGTTGATGTTATTTATTATAATTTTCCCTAACATCGAACAATCAAAGCCGTATGATTTAAGTGTTTCTCTTATCTGTAAGGTAGATGGCTGCTTAATCCATTCATCATATAAGATGCATCTGAATTCATGTGTTAATACAAGTCTGTCTTGTCTTATGGCTTTGACATAGGGTGATTTAGATAATAACTCAATTTCTTCATTAGTGAACTTTTTTGGCATAGCATAATTTCAACAACGAAACGAAAAAAAGATACCCACAAGGTGGGTATCACAACTGTCAGGTTGTTGTCCTCCTTATGGGTACCATTTTATTTTAGGGTTATGTTATTTTGAACTGAATTAAAACACGCTGAAACCCTTTATTTACAAGGCTTGCGTTTTAGGGTTATGTTATTTTGAACTGAATTAAAACTTTGATTGTTATTGAAGAACTAAAGAAAAGTTTTAGGGTTATGTTATTTTGAACTGAATTAAAACTTAGTCTTTACGCCTCTATTTCTGATGCCTGTTTTAGGGTTATGTTATTTTGAACTGAATTAAAACAGCATTCGCTTCAATGACATCCGCAACTTTGTTTTAGGGTTATGTTATTTTGAACTGAATTAAAACTTGAAGGAATTTGGAAAGGTATTACAGGGAGTTTTAGGGTTATGTTATTTTGAACTGAATTAAAACTGATATTGCAATACCTAATAATGATATTCCAGTTTTAGGGTTATGTTATTTTGAACTGAATTAAAACACTTAGACTTCTTTTCAAAATAGTACATAAGTTTTAGGGTTATGTTATTTTGAACTGAATTAAAACAAAAGAAAAGAGATGCTGAAGTCATTACATGTTTTAGGGTTATGTTATTTTGAACTGAATTAAAACAGCCTCAGCGGTATTGATGATGAGTGGCAAGTTTTAGGGTTATGTTATTTTGAACTGAATTAAAACTGTTGACAGACTTCTAACGGACGAGCCTTGGTTTTAGGGTTATGTTATTTTGAACTGAATTAAAACTTTACCCATTTTTGCAAGCACTAGCATTGAGTTTTAGGGTTATGTTATTTTGAACTGAATTAAAACAATTCTAATTCGGATATCTACTTCAATGTAGTTTTAGGGTTATGTTATTTTGAACTGAATTAAAACCGGCTCCGTGAGGCGCTGAGTAATTCCAATGTTTTAGGGTTATGTTATTTTGAACTGAATTAAAACTGATTCTATAATTAAGCCTTATACTTTTAAGTTTTAGGGTTATGTTATTTTGAACTGAATTAAAACTGTGCTCATCCAAATCATCGTAAACTTCCAGTTTTAGGGTTATGTTATTTTGAACTGAATTAAAACCCCAACCTTTGAAAATACCGTTATCAAGCAGTTTTAGGGTTATGTTATTTTGAACTGAATTAAAACCTCTACAGCACTCACGTATTGAGCAAAGCAGTTTTAGGGTTATGTTATTTTGAACTGAATTAAAACAATAGAATCTTCTGTCACTATGTTGATGATGTTTTAGGGTTATGTTATTTTGAACTGAATTAAAACCAAAAGCAAGACTATGATTATCAACGAAAGGTTTTAGGGTTATGTTATTTTGAACTGAATTAAAACAGTGGTATATAGCGATTCTAGTTATGGGGAGTTTTAGGGTTATGTTATTTTGAACTGAATTAAAACACTCTATATCTATGATGAATTCTATGAGAAGTTTTAGGGTTATGTTATTTTGAACTGAATTAAAACCTTGCACCACCAAGCGCAGAACAGAGTGCAGGTTTTAGGGTTATGTTATTTTGAACTGAATTAAAACGTACAACTGCGCAAACAATCATGCCTGATAGTTTTAGGGTTATGTTATTTTGAAATGAATTAAAACTAATGCTTTTAAATTTGAATTGATAATATAGTTTTAGGGTTATGTTATTTTGAACTGAATTAAAACTCCATATGTTGTGTTACATACCAACTTAAGGTTTTAGGGTTATGTTATTTTGAACTGAATTAAAACCAAGAAAGCGATCAATCAGTTAAAGAACGCGTTTTAGGGTTATGTTATTTTGAACTGAATTAAAACAAGGTGCTTGCAACAAAGGTAGATACTATGGTTTTAGGGTTATGTTATTTTGAACTGAATTAAAACGTTGTGTGTCTTGACTCTGTATTTCATTCCGTTTTAGGGTTATGTTATTTTGAACTGAATTAAAACAATAAAGCCGGTAAATAAAAGGTGCAGGGGGGTTTTAGGGTTATGTTATTTTGAACTGAATTAAAACTAGACGAGGAGCAGGGCGCTGACCATGTCAAGTTTTAGGGTTATGTTATTTTGAACTGAATTAAAACACGCTGAAAAACTGCCAATGTATACGGGTAGTTTTAGGGTTATGTTATTTTGAACTGAATTAAAACGCTTTTAGAAAAAGAATCTATTAAGTATGAGTTTTAGGGTTATGTTGTTTTGAACTGAATTAAAACCATATACAAGGAATTGACACGTCTAAAATGGTTTTAGGGTTATGTTATTTTGAACTGAATTAAAACTCTATAGAGTGTGAAGCTTGGGGGTCATCGGTTTTAGGGTTATGTTATTTTGAACTGAATTAAAACTGTATACAGAGTTCTTGCTGGTTTAGCTTTGTTTTAGGGTTGTGTTATTTTGAAATTTATTAAAGCTTGGTTTGGGATAAACCCTTGTTTTGCTGTTTTAGAGATGTGTTATTTTGCTAGTGGTAAAATAAGAATGCAAGATACATTAGGATAGTGTGAAACTGCATTCTTGTTTTATCACTTTTTATCTTAACAGTGTATTGTGTTATAATTTCTATTCGTAGTCTCACAAAAATCCATAATTTTAGAGTTATGTTACTATGGTCGTAATCCTTATTTGTTGAATATGATCAAACCTGAATTAGAAGCTTTATTGATGCAATATTAGTTATTTAGATTGACCTGTTTTCCTCTTGCGTTTATACACTTTTTGATTTCTTGAAATACATAAATCAATCAGTATAATAATTATTGGAAAGGGGTAAATAACTATGAAACTATCTGAATTCCATGCATTCAAAAGGAAACTCAACGAACTTTATATTAATGTAAAAGACAGTAGTATGTACAAACAACTCTTTAATAACATTAAGGCGTTAGACTGCTTCGAAACCTATTGTTTAGGAATAAGTTATCAAATCGTGTCTCACAGCACCCTCTCTAGGGATCATCAAATAGAATTATTAGATGAATTTTATGGAGAAGCACACATACCCTTTGATCCGGAAGAAGTATATACTATGATGGAAAACGGACCTTATACTATAGAGGATAATCCTGTATGGTATGGTATAGATGCTATGACATCTAATCGTCCTGGTTCTGTCAACTTTTGTCTCTATTATTCACTTATGACAGGTATGATGGATGAACAATCAGGTATTAACTACTACAATGAGTTAACAAAACTACTAAGTAGTTTTCTTCATTCCTTTGGCCATCATACAGATGCTTATGTAGATGAGTATATTGCCGAAACAGAGCACTATACAACTACTATGGCTGCCCAATTCGTTGAGAACTGTCAAAAAGAATACATGCAGGCATCAAAAAAAGTAAATTAAACATAAAAAAAGACTTGAATGGGGGAATATTCAAGTCTTTTTTCTGCTTTTCTTTTCGACTCTTATTATAGCATAAACTGTAATCGCTATCAACAATTATTTTACATATACCCAATCACACTATATAATGATACAGTATTGATATGGAGGATTAATCATATGTTAGAAAATAAGAAGAATGTATTATTTGATATGGATGGATTACTCATTGATAGTGAAGCTTTAGGAATCAAGATGTGGGAAAAGGTATTTGCACAACATAATGAACCATTTAACCCGGAAGCTGCCTATAGATCAATTGGTTCAAATGGCCTGGCATCACAAGAAATACTAGAAAAACTTACAGGGAATAGATATTACTTTACTCGTTTCAGAGAAGATAAAATCAGAGAAACAAGAAAATACTTAGAAACAAACCCTATGCCAGTAAAAAAGGGTGCTCATGAACTATTAACTTATCTAAAAGATAATGGTTATACATTAGTTCTTACTAGTTCTACATTTGAACCAGATGTACTATTTTCTCTCAAGTCTGCTGGTTTAGATCAATATTTTGATAAGTTTGTATGTGGTGATCATGTCACTCGTGCCAAACCTAATCCTGAAATATTTAATAAAGCTATTGAAATCTATGGTCTAAACAAGGAAGAAACATTCATTCTAGAAGATTCTAGAAATGGTATTATTGCGGCAGATGCTGCAGGTATTGATGTCATTGGTGTACCTGATTTAGTAGATATTAGTGATATGACACAACCTCATCTACTTTGTATCAAAGAAAATCTTCTAAAAGTGCTCGATTTAATAAAATAATTAAAGATTAAAAACCTCTTATTACCTCTATCATGTTACAATAGAGTAGAAAGGAGGTTTTTTAATGGATTACAATGGTTTAAGTATTGTATCACCACAATATTATCCTGATGATGAAGAATGGAATGATTTCTTTAGCCTTTGGTATCAGGACTATAATTTAAATACAGATATCACAGAACATTTTCATTATCTAATATCTCATTCAGATTATCTAGTTATGGTTCAAAGACCATTAAACAATGATGATTCCGATTATGAAATCATTTCTGTATCTGGTGAAGATCAACAATCCTATTTACCTGCTTTCACAAATATAAAGGAAATAACAGACTATATAGACCTTCCAGAACCACAAGAAGGCTACCAGGTAGAAATAATGGTAGCATCCTATAAACGTCTCTTAGAAGAGATATATACACGTACAGAAGGGTTAAGCGGTCTAGTCATTAATCCTTTCTCACAAAAGCTGATAGCTGATGAAAAACTATTAAATAGTATAGGACACAATACAACAACAGGTATTAATCATCAAGAAGATTTACCAAGTCTTGTACCAGCTAATCTTAAGTTTAAAAAGAACATGAAGATTTATTACTCTAATGGTAGAAATCCACGTGTTAAAGAATTCCTAAAAGAAAGTGTAGAAGCCCTTATGGAGGATGGGGTCTTTGCTTGTCCAGTACTTGTAAATAAGAAAGATTTATATACAAATAAGACAGGAGAACTTGAAATATATACAGGTGCTGAAATTTATATCAAACCACTCATGTGTTCTCATGCTGATTCTAATAAACTCTATATTAGTTTATTTACAGGATTAGAAGATGTAAAAAGAGTAGATATGACACATAATGAACCAGACATGGAAATGATTATTACATGTCAATCCTTTGAATCATACAAAGATATGCTCTTTTCTAGTAATGCATTTTGTGGTATTCTCATTAATCCTTTTACAGATCATCTAGGCTTTTCTAAAGACATGCTAGATGAAATGTTTTATAATAAAGAAACAATCAACTAGAGGAGGAAAACAAGTTGAATTACAAACCTTTTAACAATTCACAGGTATTTAATGCATCAAGATGGACTGAATCCCTTGATACCTGGAAAAAGGCTCAGGCTGACAAAGAAGTCGCTTATAGAGCATTCATTAAGAATCTTACAGAATCACACTATTATGGTTATATGAACCTACCAGAAAATGGTGAAAACATTGATTATGATCATTCATTCTTTACTATTTCACCACAAGATGGCAGCAGTAACTTTATTTCTGTCTATACTACAATTAAAGAATTAGAAAGCAGTCTTGCGAAACCTGAAACATCAATGCCAGGAAGAAAAGTAGAAGCAGTAGAGGTCAACTATGCTTTCCTAACAAGAGAATTAACACTTGCGGATGGTGAACAGATTGATGGTATTGTGATTAACCCATTTAGTGATGACTATATTCTTACAAGAGAAGAATTAGTACAGATTTCTAAACGTTTATGTAATGGTTTAAATCATACAGAAGATTTAGGTAACTTCACTCCTGCAAATATCTTTATTAAAGAAATTTGGAAGATTTTCCAGAATACTGAAGATGATGATAAGAAAGCAGAAATCTTTAGTCATATGATGGAAGCATTTGATGATGCTTTATTCGCATTACCTATAATGGTAAGAAAAGAAGATTTAGTAGTAGAAGATGGTAATACATATATTGCTAGATCAGATGCAGATCTTGCGATTAGAATGTTATCAAGTGAAGACAATGGTGATCAAGCTAATATTGTTCCACTCTTTACATCACAGGAAGATATTGAAACATTAGATGGCTGGAATGCTGAAGATGAAGAAAGAAAATCTATACTAATGGCTGCTGATCTTGATACTCATCTAGGAGGACTTAATAATGGTGAAGCTTTTGATGCACTTGTTATTAATCCATTCACAGATAATATTGTACTTACAAAAGAAATCCTAACTACAATGGGATTAATAGAAGGGGAGGAGTAAAAGAATGAGTAAACCATTATTAAGCACAACACCAGTAGAAACAACAGATAAAGATTGGAAAGAAAGCTGTGGTAAATATGGAGAAGCTTCTTTTACTGCCACTAAATTAGAAGATGATTTAATGCATACATTAAAGGCTTCTACATTCCTTACATATATTTCTGTAGACGATGATGATGAAGATTCATACTTTTTACAGACAGTATGTGATGATGACGGAGATGAATGGTATGCGATTTATACGACTGTAGAAAATGCACAGAACTCTTCTATTCTAGAAGATTCTGATTTCCCAGATCGTCATAATGTATTAGTAGAAGTAGACTATGAATTCTTATTAAATGAATTATTCAATACAGGTGATGATGAAATCTATGGTATGGTCATTGATCCAGAAACAGATGCATTTACTCTAGATAGAAACACATTAAGCCATATGGGTATTGAAGAAAATGACGGTGTAGACCATCATGAAACAATTGGTCATAGAGTACCAGGTAATATGGAATTTTCTTGGTTATATGATGAATATATGGAAGCACAAGGTGAAGAAGAAAAAGAAAAGTTCTCTTTAGTTATGGATGATTTAGTCTCACGTTCATGTCTTGCATTAATGACGATTGTGAATAAATCAGATTTAATGACTTTGCCAGATGGTACCTATGAATTAAAAAAGGATGCACCTATGATTATTCCTTCATTATCTGCAGAAGATGATGAAGGTAATGAATTAAGCTATTTACCACTCTTTACATCTAATGAACAGATTGATAAATGGGGTATCAAAGATAATGTTGAATTAAAGGAAGGGCAGGTATTAATCAGCGAATGTCGTCCATTTGATCAGCATATTGCTACATTCTTAGGTGCTGGAGAATATGACGCTTTATTAATTAACCCTTTTGATCAGGCATTTATTATCAGCAAGGAGTTCATCAAGGCTATAAGCGGTCATCAGGAAGAAGACGAAACACCTGCTGCATAACTTAGCATAAGGGGAGAAAACAAGATGAAAAAACTATGGAATGAATTCAAAGAATTCGCATTTAAAGGCAATGTCATTGATATGGCTGTCGGTGTTATTTTGGGGACTGCCATCACTGCTGTTGTTACATCTCTTGTACAGGATATTATCATGCCTGTATTATCTGCAATCATTAAGATTCCATCTGATATTACAGAACTTACACTTAAAGTAAATAATATTAATATCAAGTATGGATCATTCCTTTCTAACCTTATTAACTTCTTATTAATGGCTTTCTGTATCTTTATCTGCATTAAAGCGATTAATAAGGTAATGAGCTTCCGTAAGAAGGAAGAAGAAGCAGTCCCTGCACCAAAACCAGAAGATATTGCATTACTAGAAGAAATCAGAGATCTTTTAAAAGAAAAAAAATAAGCACCTAAGTGCTTATAATGTAGGATCTTCTAGATCATCATTAAGATAAGTCGTTCTCTTAGACTTATCTTTTTTTATTTGGTCTGTACTAAAAGTGACGGTTTCTTTTGTTTGAGTAGGTGCTGTATTTACAAGATTGACACCTAATGACCATTCTTCTAGTTCTTCCTCTAGAGTATCTGCATCCTTTGCTTTTACTTTAATAGCCATACACTTCACCTCTTTCGAATTAATTATATACATAATGAACTCTTTTTAAAAGCGAATAATAATGTTAAAATATGGGAAAGGAGCGTGTTTGTTATGATAATAGACTTAAACCAGATTTTATCTATTTTTAATATAGATTATGAAATTGTAAAAGGAAATAATAAACTTGGTGGAGCCTCTTTACCTAAACAATTCAACCAGGGAGGAGAAATAAAAGCCAAATTCCTCTCACGTGAATTCTCTTTAATCTATGATCCAGAAAGAAAAGATCCTGAATGGAAAAATGTTGGACATAAGAAATATGAAATGTTGTTTAAAGAAGAAAAACCAGGTATTCTTTATCAGAAAACAGGATTGACATCACAATCAGGTTACTTTGTATTAAAGTATGATGGTGTTAAATATAAGATGTATAGAGTTGGATTAGAAACAGGTTACGCATATCCTATCTATGAAGGTTCTAAACTAGTAGCCTGCATTATGGCAGATAAATCTATTTTTAATGAATTAAACCTCTATCATATTTATGCATTAAACAAGTCATATAGTTATATTTCATCTGTATTTGGCTTATATCTAGATGCCTGCATCCAGTTGAAGTATGGTCCTCTTATTACTTCACCAAGCTTTATTGCTGGAAAGAGCCTAAGAAAGAAATATGATCCTGCTTTTATTGAAAAAATAAAGGATATGGAAAACAAAGCGTAACAAAAATATTGTTGTTCTAGAAAAAGTATGCTAATATGACTGTGGGAGTCGTATTACGATTAGAATAGCTCTTGGAAAGGTCTGAAATAGGGAGTCAGATCTTTTTTTATTTATGTTCATAATTAGTTCATATACTAAGATTATAGTAATAACTGTAAAGAGGGTCACTCCCTAATAATAAAAGCGTCCTGTTTACGATTCATAAATAAAACTCCCTTCTAATTGTATTAAATTGTTTTTTTTAGAACCACTGGCTCTCCTCCAGTGGTTTTTACTTGTTTTTAAATAGAAGAAGACTATACTATACTTAGATGCCGACTTAGCTCAGTAGGTAGAGCAACGCACTCGTAACGCGTAGGTCACAGGTTCGATTCCTGCAGTCGGCACCATTATTTTATTTCACTTTAGCCCTTGCATTAAACAATATGTTCACGTATAATTAACACGCAATAATATTCGTCTAGTCGCGGAAATATATTGCGTTTAGACCAGGTGGCAGTGCACTTGGTTTTTTATTTGTCTCGATTGACAACGTTTACACTATAGGGTAAACTATATATAGAAAGAAGTGATCCTGGCGGTATGATCTTATTATGTATTGTATATATATAATAAGTATGATAACCAGGATCATTTTTATTTAGGAGGATTTTTTATGAAGATTATGGTACGTGCTGATGATTTAGGTTACATCCGAGGTGTGAATTATGGTATCTATGATACAGTAAAGAAAGGTGTGATTAAGAATATTGGTTTCATGGTGAATATGCCTGATTCAGTAGAAGGCTATGAACTTGTAAAGGATTTAGATGTCTGTTTAGGGCAGCATACCAATGTATGTATTGGTACTCCTATTAGTGATCCAAAACTAATTCCTAGTCTTGTAGATGAGAATGGACAATTCAAATCAAGTAGAACATATAGACAAAGTAAAGAAGACTTTGTAGTACTAGAAGAAGCCATTATAGAAATAGAAGCACAATATGAAAGATTTAAAGAAATTACACATCAAGAACCTTCTTATTTTGAAGCCCATGCAGTAGCCAGTGATAATCTATTAAAAGGTATTGAAATTGTTGCGAAAAGACACAATTTAAAGTTCAACGATATTTCTTTTGATGGGACACCTGTTGATCTGGCAGGAGAAAAACTCTATATGCATATGGAGAGTATGAAGGAAGGCTATGATCCTTTTAAATCTTTTAAAGAAATGGTAGAGAATGCACATGATGATGGTTGTGATTTATTAGTTTGTCATCCAGGATACCTAGATGCACAAATACTACGTACTTCTTCTCTCACTCTTGATCGTACAAAAGAAGCAGAGATGTTATGTTCAGAAGAACTCAAAGACTATCTTAAAGAACATGATATACACTTATATACATATGATGAAATAGGACACTAAAAGCTGCCAATTGGCAGCTTTTACTATTCACACATAATTTTAATAATTTCCAGGTCAGTAGAAGCCATACCTTGACTTCCTAATACACCGATGTTATGGATTGTATTTTCTATACCCTTAGAAATAATACCATCTCCACCATAGAACTGCTGACCATTCATATACATATCATAACCAAGAATACCAGCTTCTACACTGACCGCAATCTTTGCAGCACAGCTTGCTTTAGCACCATCGCAGATAATACCAGAAGTAATAGCCAAGGCATTCACGATTGTATGATTCATCACTTCTTCACTTGCATCCTTTAAATAAGCAAGTCCTGCACCACATGCAGCACCTGCACTCACTGCACCACAGAAAGCAGATAAACGACCAATCTCAGTCTTTAAATGAATGGCTGTTAAGTTAGAAATCACAAGAGCACGATATAACTTCTCTTTATCTAAATGTTCTCTTTCAGCATAAATAATAAGAGGTACAGAGACAGTTAATCCCTGGTTACCACTACCAGAATTAATCACTACAGGTAGTTCACAACCATTCATTCTTGCATCACTACCAGCTGCTGCATAGGCCTTTAATAGACTTGGTAAATCTTTTCGAATCGCAATCACCTTACCAATATTAGCCCCATAATCACCGTGCATTCCTTCTTGCGCAATGGCAGTATTACATGCAATCATCTGATCTAATAACTCTTTTACATCATCAATCTCTACTTCTTTCGCAAAAGTATAAATATCATGCATAGTAAGAGTGAGATAATCTTCATCAATAGTCTGTTTCAATGCTTCTCCACATACAATAGTTTCATTATCCTTTGTCATTTCTACAATATGTGTATGTGTTCCCGCAATATGTACCATTGCTTCATGTTCATCATTAGATACAGTTAAACGAATATCTAAAGAATAAGGGGATTCTAAAGGCTGTACCTTAATAGAGGCACTCTTCATAAGTTCAGTCATCGCAATAATATCTTCTTCCTTCACATGACTAATAACCTCTAATTCGGCTTCTGCATCTCCACCTGTAATCCCAATACAGGCAGCTGTTTCAATACCTTTGTTTCCATGAGTATGAGGCACAATAACACTCTTAACATTCTTGATGATATTACCACTGACTTCAATCAAGATCTTATTTGGCATACCACCTAATGCCTTTCTTGCGAGACTTCCTGCATACGCAATTGCGATAGGTTCTGTACATCCCATGGCAGTTACGAGTTCCTTATTTAAGATTCTTACATAAGTCTCATAAAGTTCTT
This window contains:
- a CDS encoding IS3 family transposase codes for the protein MPKKFTNEEIELLSKSPYVKAIRQDRLVLTHEFRCILYDEWIKQPSTLQIRETLKSYGFDCSMLGKIIINNININFKRYGRPTNGKNKVFGQSIYSVELYDNSFLVDSGVFVKGRRGITFSSEFINKAYKEYPSVSIENQLESCGLDPEKVGYHRIYELKRKLEDGEKTKEKISADAAEKYFGHPYVKRCNTDHFTLNKQFYDEASIFYSYPVDEILGIFEIDGSDFPIRVRNKIKKQLISWNGDSDDMVVECDQEFRCRIQHNRMRALEKLSMMHFDTIRKILPSLTPEQKKALCIWIRDLPHDRYDYSIRSILKRIGISKSSYYSILSDDNYGMKERQDEIDFEYIRKVMDYKGFRKGTRTIYMMLPDICGVHFGRNKILRLMRKYNCICAIRRERTELKTYRENLKSNRKPNLLKRMFRLARPGDILLTDVSYLKYGLNRTEYLSCIKDAVSGRVVSHITSSGNDLNLVMDTIDTLDPSEDAIFHSDQGSLYFNDLFQGRLKELGYRQSMSRRGNCWDNASQESFFGHMKDECDLSGCSTPEEVKEMIDNYVYYYNNERPQWTRNKMTPTEYEDYLNSLSDNEYSDYLQNEQEKYDKMMKKAREKALKRAVELGALTEEDMELYGSGKKEEQATADRGAETCT
- a CDS encoding HAD family hydrolase yields the protein MLENKKNVLFDMDGLLIDSEALGIKMWEKVFAQHNEPFNPEAAYRSIGSNGLASQEILEKLTGNRYYFTRFREDKIRETRKYLETNPMPVKKGAHELLTYLKDNGYTLVLTSSTFEPDVLFSLKSAGLDQYFDKFVCGDHVTRAKPNPEIFNKAIEIYGLNKEETFILEDSRNGIIAADAAGIDVIGVPDLVDISDMTQPHLLCIKENLLKVLDLIK
- a CDS encoding SseB family protein, which encodes MDYNGLSIVSPQYYPDDEEWNDFFSLWYQDYNLNTDITEHFHYLISHSDYLVMVQRPLNNDDSDYEIISVSGEDQQSYLPAFTNIKEITDYIDLPEPQEGYQVEIMVASYKRLLEEIYTRTEGLSGLVINPFSQKLIADEKLLNSIGHNTTTGINHQEDLPSLVPANLKFKKNMKIYYSNGRNPRVKEFLKESVEALMEDGVFACPVLVNKKDLYTNKTGELEIYTGAEIYIKPLMCSHADSNKLYISLFTGLEDVKRVDMTHNEPDMEMIITCQSFESYKDMLFSSNAFCGILINPFTDHLGFSKDMLDEMFYNKETIN
- a CDS encoding SseB family protein gives rise to the protein MNYKPFNNSQVFNASRWTESLDTWKKAQADKEVAYRAFIKNLTESHYYGYMNLPENGENIDYDHSFFTISPQDGSSNFISVYTTIKELESSLAKPETSMPGRKVEAVEVNYAFLTRELTLADGEQIDGIVINPFSDDYILTREELVQISKRLCNGLNHTEDLGNFTPANIFIKEIWKIFQNTEDDDKKAEIFSHMMEAFDDALFALPIMVRKEDLVVEDGNTYIARSDADLAIRMLSSEDNGDQANIVPLFTSQEDIETLDGWNAEDEERKSILMAADLDTHLGGLNNGEAFDALVINPFTDNIVLTKEILTTMGLIEGEE
- a CDS encoding SseB family protein, with protein sequence MSKPLLSTTPVETTDKDWKESCGKYGEASFTATKLEDDLMHTLKASTFLTYISVDDDDEDSYFLQTVCDDDGDEWYAIYTTVENAQNSSILEDSDFPDRHNVLVEVDYEFLLNELFNTGDDEIYGMVIDPETDAFTLDRNTLSHMGIEENDGVDHHETIGHRVPGNMEFSWLYDEYMEAQGEEEKEKFSLVMDDLVSRSCLALMTIVNKSDLMTLPDGTYELKKDAPMIIPSLSAEDDEGNELSYLPLFTSNEQIDKWGIKDNVELKEGQVLISECRPFDQHIATFLGAGEYDALLINPFDQAFIISKEFIKAISGHQEEDETPAA
- the mscL gene encoding large conductance mechanosensitive channel protein MscL, coding for MKKLWNEFKEFAFKGNVIDMAVGVILGTAITAVVTSLVQDIIMPVLSAIIKIPSDITELTLKVNNINIKYGSFLSNLINFLLMAFCIFICIKAINKVMSFRKKEEEAVPAPKPEDIALLEEIRDLLKEKK
- a CDS encoding ChbG/HpnK family deacetylase; protein product: MKIMVRADDLGYIRGVNYGIYDTVKKGVIKNIGFMVNMPDSVEGYELVKDLDVCLGQHTNVCIGTPISDPKLIPSLVDENGQFKSSRTYRQSKEDFVVLEEAIIEIEAQYERFKEITHQEPSYFEAHAVASDNLLKGIEIVAKRHNLKFNDISFDGTPVDLAGEKLYMHMESMKEGYDPFKSFKEMVENAHDDGCDLLVCHPGYLDAQILRTSSLTLDRTKEAEMLCSEELKDYLKEHDIHLYTYDEIGH
- a CDS encoding L-cysteine desulfidase family protein; translation: MDKELYETYVRILNKELVTAMGCTEPIAIAYAGSLARKALGGMPNKILIEVSGNIIKNVKSVIVPHTHGNKGIETAACIGITGGDAEAELEVISHVKEEDIIAMTELMKSASIKVQPLESPYSLDIRLTVSNDEHEAMVHIAGTHTHIVEMTKDNETIVCGEALKQTIDEDYLTLTMHDIYTFAKEVEIDDVKELLDQMIACNTAIAQEGMHGDYGANIGKVIAIRKDLPSLLKAYAAAGSDARMNGCELPVVINSGSGNQGLTVSVPLIIYAEREHLDKEKLYRALVISNLTAIHLKTEIGRLSAFCGAVSAGAACGAGLAYLKDASEEVMNHTIVNALAITSGIICDGAKASCAAKIAVSVEAGILGYDMYMNGQQFYGGDGIISKGIENTIHNIGVLGSQGMASTDLEIIKIMCE